From Paenibacillus sp. FSL H8-0537:
GCATTCGGGCTTGCTCTAGCCGATAAGGCCGAGCTGCATGCTGCAGTCGCTGAAGCGGCTGGCTTGACGCAAAGCGAATACACGTCAGCAAGCTGGTCTGTGCTTGCTGAAGCATTGGCTGCTGCGCAGCGGGTAAGCGCGGATCAGGAAGCCGATCAGGCGCAGGTAGCTGCGAGCGCAGAAGCAGTGACAGCTGCGGTTGCAGGGCTGGAAGTGGCGACGGAACCAGAGGTGCCGACGCCAACACCGACGCCAACGCCAGGGGAGCCAACACCGACGGTACCTCCGGTGTCGCCAACACCAGGGATACCAACACCGACAGTATCTCCGGTGTCGCCAACACCAGGGACGCCGGCGCCAACGGCATCTGCGGCGTCAACGCCGGGCACCTCGTCGGGGTCGGGTACTGGGGCGGCTAGCCCACAACCAACAGCAGCGCCATCGGCTGCTGTGATTACGATCGCAAGCGGCGTGCCAGATGCTTCCGGCAAGCTGGTCGCGACTGTCACCGCCAGCGAGCTGGGCAAGGCGGCGACGCAGGCAAGCGGGAACGACGTCACGATTCGCGTCGTTCCAGCAGCTGCAGCACAGCAGGCAGTCGTACAGCTGCCAGCGGCTGCAATTAAAGAGCTGACCGATCACAACGTTCCGGTGCTGCATGTATGGCTGGGCGGCGTACGCATCAGCGTCTCCGTCGAAGCCCTTGCCGTAGCAGCGGCGCAAAACACCGCTGCAACGCTGGCCTTCACAGCCGAGAAAGTAGACTCGGCTGCCCTTACAGCTGAGGAGCGCGCGCAAGTTGGCGCGAATCAAGTGTATGATTTGACGCTTGTCCATGATGGCAAGCAGATCGCATGGAGCGAAGGGCAAGTTGAAGTATCTTTGCCCTATACGCTGAAAGCAGGCGAGCAGCCGCATCAGGCAGTCGTTTATTATTTGAACAGCAACGGCACTGTAGAAGCCGTCCATAGCGGTGTGTACCGCGAGTCGGAGCAAGTGATCGTATTCAAGGCGGCGCATTTCAGCCGTTATGCAGCGGCTTATGCAAATGTTTCATTTGACGATATCGCGCAGTATCCATGGGCGAAGATTGCAATTGAAGGCCTTGCGGCCAAGGGCATCGTTCAAGGTACAGCGGCAGGCAAATTCCAGCCTGCCGGCAGCGTAACCCGGACGCAGTTTGTGCATATGCTCGTTCAGGCCTTCGGTCTTAAGAGCACAGACGGAGCTACAACGAAGCTGAGCGACATCAAGGCTGGCAGCTGGTATGAGCAGTCTGTCCTTGCCGCAGAGCAGAGTGGCATTATTAATGGCAGAGCGGATGGCTCCTTCGGCATCCATGCCTCCATTACGCGCGAGGAAATGGCGGTTATGCTGTACCGCGCTGCGAAGCAAAGCGGTTTCGCAGCTGATGGAGGAGCAGCGCAGCCTGCGAATGCACCAGCCTCCTTCACAGATGCCGAGCAAATCTCCGATTATGCACAGGAAGCAGTAGCTGCGATCAAGCAGCTTGGGCTGATTTCCGGCATGGGCAATGGTGCTTTCGCGCCACAGGCGACGGCAACTCGCGCACAATCGGCAGTCGTAATTGCCAAGGTGCTTTCCGTATTATACGAATAACAACAAAGCCTGCTAGGAAGTAAATGAAGACGGTGTTCCAGGTCGATAGCGACCGGGGCACCGTCTTTTTGTCAGTCATTTGAACGAAAGCGAAGCCTGTTCAGTTAATTTAGATTTAAAAAACCCGAGCCGCTTGCGGAAACAAGCGGCTCGGGTTTTAAGTTTTTGCAAGACAGTTGATATCTGTGTTGCATTTATAATCCAATTAGTCAAGAACAGCCGTAATATGCTCGGATGTGATCGCCCAGTGTGTAGCGCTCCAAACCTTCTCTTGGTTTTGGATAAAAATAATTTGCGGCGACTCGTGCTTAACCGACGTGTCTTCAGCGATTTTGTTCGATACAGGGCGTGATTCGATGACCTTTACAAGGACATAATCGGTATCCTGACGCGGATTAGCTTCCAGATAAGTTGTAAATTCGCGGTGCGCGTTCGCGCTGACCGGGCAAGTTGTACTATGTTTGAAAACAACCAGAGCGCGATCCTTGGAGCCCTCCAAAGCGGCATCCCATTGCTCTGCTGAATCTATTTCACGATATTGTGTCATTGTTAACACTCCTTTTGTCTGTTAATCAATAATTGATATTAGCTTACTTCCCTTTATTGTACCCTTCTCGGAGCAAAAAGTCATCTTGCCTTGAAATTAATGACCCATCATCATCGCAGGGTCCGGTGCATCCTCTTCTTGCTCGTGATCATCCCTCAGCTTTGGCTTGCGCAGGATGATACTTAATAATACTCCTGCTACAGCAATGCCCGCTGATAGGAAGAAGGTATCGCCAAAGGCGAGTGACATATTATCCAGCATGTTGCTGCTAGCGCCTGTCTCGGACATATGGACCGTGATCTGTGACGAAAAATAGCCTGTCAGACCAGCAATGGCAAAGGATGTAACGACCTGCTGGCTAGCTGATGTCAAAGGCGTTACACGGCTGACGAGTCTACGCGGCGCAGAGTTCAACACATGGGTGTTAAGCGGCATCATGGATAAGCCCATCCCCGCTCCCATCATGCCAATAGGGATCATAACGAGACCGATTGGGGTATCCGTCCCAATTTGGGATAGGGAGAACAAAGCAATTGTTATGATGGATAGTCCCGTTAAAGCTAACGGGCGAGCTCCCAACTTGTCGAACAGCTTACCGCTAATCGGCATAAAGATCATCGAGCAGATGGCCATCGGCAAGGTAGTCAGTCCGCTCTCAAGCGCAGAGAACCCGCGGACATTTTGCAGATACAAAGGAATCATCAGCATCGATCCGAACAAGGCAATTTGTGAAATCCATGATAAAATAATACTGCGAGTAAAATCGGAGGAGCGGAACACGCGCAGCTCCAGCAGCGGTTGTTTTTGTAATAGCTCAACGATAATAAACAGAATGAGAGCCGATCCCCCTACGATTAATCCGGTTAAGGTTCGAGTGGAGCCCCAGTCTGTTCCCCCTTCGCTGACGCCGAATGCTAGCATAGCGAATGCGATAGGAGCAAGAATCATCCCCAAAATATCGAGTGCAGGAGCTTTTTGACGTTCAAGATTCGGCAGGAATTTATTACCAACAATTAAAGCGGCAATACCGATTGGTAGATTGATTAAAAAAATCCAGTGCCATGACGCAAAGCCGATCAGCCAGCCGGATAATATCGGGCCAATGGCAGGGGCTAGCAGCATTGGAATTCCGAGCATCCCCATAACAGCGCCGCGTTTGTTGGGTGGCGCCATTTTAAAGATCATGGCCATACCGATAGGGGAGACCATGCCGCCGCCAACGCCTTGAATGATTCGAAACAAAACAAGCTGCTCAGGCGTTTGTGCCAATGCGCATAGGATGGAGCCCAGTGTGAACAGCGCGATAGTAATAAGAAATATTCGTTTTGCCCCAAATTTATCGGTCATCCATCCGGCAAGCGGGATAACAGCGGATAGAGCCAGCGTATAGCCAGTGATTGTCCACTGGATCGTTTTGAGCGAGCTGTTGAAATACTCTTGCAGGTTAGGAACAGCGACATTGACGACGGTACTGTCCAGAATAACCATCATCATGCCAATAATGATGGCCAGAAGCGGCGCCAAAATCGATTTGATGGAAAATTCCGGTTCTGAGGCTAACTGTGAAGCATTTGGTGTAGACATGTGTAGGCTCCTCGTCCTCTCTTGGGTTTTATATACCGATCTGAGCTCAAAGAACCAGTCAGCCTAGCGAGCTGCTCCTTGACGAAGGAGGAGTAGATTTCGTAAAATTGACTAGTGGTTTCTTTGTAAAACTGGTCGGTCACGCTAGGCTTTATTTTATCGATTTTTTGCTGAAAGTCAAATGATTTTGAAAGAAGGGATTTTATTGAGCCTGATTAGAGACAGAATTATTGAGTCTGCCGTCCGCCATTTTATGGAGAAGGGTTATGCGGCAACATCGATTCAGGATATTTCCGATGATTGCGGAATCGCCAAAGGCTCCTTATATAAATATTTTCAGTCGAAGGAAGAACTATTCAAGGAAGTTCACAAAAGTCGGCAGCAGCTGCTGGATGATCAGCTTGCAGGGATTCTTAAGGAAGAGGGGCTCTCGCCTCGTGAAGTTTTTGTGCGGGAAACGGAAGTGACGCTGGAGTTTTTTGTGATCAATAAGTTTATTATGCAGGAAATTAAGGAATTAATTAAAACGAAAAAAGAGCTAGCCCCCTTTTTCATCCAAATGAGAACGATGATGTACGACCTTCATAAAAACAGTCTGATTCGCCTGCTTGGTGAACAAATAACGCCTCATATTTGGGATATGGTGACGGTATATGGCGGGATCATTAAAGAGTTTAACTTCCTGATGATTTTTGAAAATAGACCGATCCGCATCCGGGATATCACCCTATTTGTTTTAGAACGGATGGAGGAAATGGCTGCAAATATTTTGGCCAAGCAGGAGAAACCGATTTTAACGGACGTATTGATGTTCGATAGGATAAGCCAAGGAATGAAGTGCAAACAGATATCGTTGGAAGAGAAGCGCAGCCAATTGCTGGACGCCTTGCTCGCTGTTATTAAGGAGCTGGCGATTACAGGCTCCAGACGGACCCAACTCGTCGATGCGACCGAGGCGCTTGCTGAGGAATTTGCACGTGACCAGCCAAAGGTGGTTATTATCCAAGCGCTGCTTGGTTTGCTTCAGCAGGAGCATGAGCTTAGGAGCCTCACCCTCCAGCTGGAGAAGTATGTGATGAAGCTTAAGAAGGATCATGTGGCTCCTGGGCCATGCTAATTCCGATGTTGCCATACTGTTCGCCGCGTTTCATACGTTCAAAGGCCTCTTTAATTTGAGAGAGCCCGTACACGCGATCGATGACAGGGCGCAACTGGTGCTGCTCCATAAATGCCAGCATAGCGGCGAATTCCTCGCGGCTGCCCATGGAAGTGCCGATCACACTGACCTGAGGGAAAAATAACGCCCGGATCGGTATCGTGATTTCATCCCCGGAGCTGGCGCCGAAGGTGACGATGCGTCCGTTCGGCTTGATAACCTCGAAATATTGTCCGAAGGTTGCCGGTCCAATGCTGTCCAGAATCAGATCAACGGCATGCGGGCCCAAGCTGCTGCGCCAATCGCTATGGCTGTCTAATGCGCTGCTTGCCCCTTGGGCGATAGCCACCTGCTGCTTGGCTTTGCTGCGGGAAGTTGCACTTACCGTTGCCCCAGCTGCTAACGCCATCAGCATGGCGAAGGTAGCGACCCCGCCGCCAATGCCAGGGATCAAAACATGCTCGCCCCGCTGCAATTGCCCTTTAGTGAACAGCGCCCTGTAGGCGGTCAAGGCGGATAAGGGCAGCACGCCTGCTTCTTCCCAGCTTAAATAAGCTGGCTTGGGGAAAACATTTGCTGCAGGGACAATGACCGATTGGGCCAATGTCCCGCTCGTCGGGCCGCCTAATATGGCTGGCACCGCAGGGACCTCGGCTGTTTTTTCCCATCCTAAGCAGGGATGTATAATGACCTCGTCGCCGAGCTTGGCGAATCCGACATTCGTTCCAATCGCTTCCACGATCCCAGCTCCGTCCGAGCCGAGAATAAGCGGAGCATCGGCAGCAGTTCGTGCATCCATCAGGAATAAATCCCGATGATTAATCCCGGCTGCCTTCAGTCTTATTTTGACCTCGCCCACACCGGGCAGCAAATCTGCCCCTTCTTCATAATTCAACCCCTCTAAACCACTTGCATTCTTATGTGAAATTACCTTCATTTTAAGTCCTCCTGCCATTAATGGTTGATGAAATACTTAGCTAACCGCATTGTACACAGTGAGAATCATTAGGTAAAATGATTGAATTAGATAGTCGCTATCATAAATAATCATAGTGGAAAAGAGCTGGTGAGATGGAGAGCGGGGATTTGCGAATATTCCGTGCGGTTGCCCGAGAGGGCAGTGCGACGAAGGCGGCTGAGGCGCTGAATTATGTGCAGTCCAATGTTACGACCCGAATTCAATATTTAGAGTCGGAGCTGGGGCTCCCGCTATTCGTCCGCTCCAATCGAGGGATGACGTTAACGGAGGCGGGAGAAAATCTTCTGCAATACGCAGACCGTATCTTGGCCTTGCTGGATGAAGCGGCTCGTACAACAAAATATGCTGATCAGCCAGCGGGACCGCTGCGAATCGGTTCGATTGAGACGACCGCAGCCACTCATTTGCTTCCGCTGCTTACCCGTTATCAGTCTGAATTTCCTGACGTCCAGCTATCGCTAGCTACAGGCGGTACCCATTCGCTCGTGCAAAGGGTTGTGAAGGGGGAGCTTGATGGCGCCTTTGTATATGGTCCGATCGAGGAGCGGGGAATCAGCAGTGTACGGGCATTTTCTGAGGAGCTGGTGCTCATATCGGAAGCTGGCGGAGACAATATGGGCGATCTGCTGGCTAAGCCGATGCTTTTTTTTGACGTAGGCTGCACGCATCGTGCCAGAGCGGAGCATTTTTTACACGCAAGCGGGCTAACCTCCTATGAAATTCGTGAGTTCGGGACATTGGATTTAATCGTGAAGGGCGTATCGGCAGGCTTGGGCATCTCTTTGCTGCCGAAATCCTCAATTGCCAAGGCGGAAAGGGAGGGAGTAGTCTCTTCCCATCGACTGCCCGAGGCTTACCGGGAGCTGCCTGTCGAATTTATTTATCGCTCAGACATGTTGGGTTCAAGTCCATTATTAGGCCTGCTAGCGTTGATTGGAGAAGGGGAGATTGAATGGCAGACTCATTCTTTAAAATAGGGCGTAACCCCTCTTGCATATAGGTTCTCCACTAACTTGAAAAACTCTTCTGACGATAAATCCTTTTGACGCTGGAGCCAAAGACGAAATAAAGAAAGGGAGGTTGACAGGTGAAACTCAATGCTTAAAATGGTGCTTAAATTTCCAAACTTATTTTTGGATCTTTTCTTTATGATATGGCTACGGACTAAGATGGTTAAGGATAGGATGTTGCCAGATTATGCGAATAATGCAAACAATGAGATTATGCAGCTAAGTAATGATTTATTGAAGTTTTTAAGTCAAAATGACACCGAATTGGAAATGCATGCTCAGAACTAACGGAGTACGTTAGTTGGATGACAACAACGGCAGTCTAAGGTGACGCAGTGCTGTTCGGCAGGACGAGCTGCATCCATGGGGCAATTAAGCAAAAAGAAGCCTTTCTCGACCGTTTGGATGACGGTAGAGGAAGGCTTCTTCTATTTGCGAGCAGCAACGCTATGTATAATACAATTACGTCATTGCCTATTAAATAAATTAGACAGTCCAGCGGGCAGCCGTTCTCCTACTCGCTAGCGCTCTATAACGAATGACTAGGCGATATAAGGCTGCACAACCGCTTTCACTCGCTCGAGCCCCTCCCACATATCTCCCGGCCCATCATAGACGAGTACATAAGCGCCGTCAAATCCGGAGGCTTGTACCTGTTCGAGGCAGCGGCGAAGCTCGGCTTGATCGGGATGGCCATGCTCATTATTCATCGCTTTCACATGGATCGAAACGCTGCGCAGAGCTGTGCGGCCAATATCCTCATATTTGGCTGGCCCGCTGAAATTTCCGAAATCGGTAATCATATCGAGCGAATCTCCTGCCTGCTCCAGCAGCTCCATACAGCTGTCACCTATACTCGTCAGCAATTTAAAGTTTTCGGTTATGACCTTCACCCTGCGCGAAGCGCCATAGTCTACCAGCTTAGCCAAAGCTTCGGCAGACTGGCGAATGGCCGCGTGATCAGTTGGCTCCGCTTCCCCGGCGATAATGCGCACCTGCTTGGCGCCGCAAGCTGCCGCTACGTCAATCCATTGCTGCATTAGCAGATAGTCAGCTTCTCGGCGTTCCGCCTCGGGAGATGTAAGATCGCCATAATCGACGAGCAGTGTGTCAAAGGATAGACATGCAGCCGAAAAAGAATCCTTTAGCTGCTGCAAATAGGCCGCATCCGTAGATGGAAAATGGAAATGGCATACCTCGATGGCTTGGTAGCCTTTGGCTGCTGCGACAGCTGGCAGCTCCAGCAGCGTCAGCTCCAAAGGCTGCTCATGATCCGTCGTTTGATGGGTTTGCGTATCAGCGTCCCAAGACGTCCAATGAAGCGGGCCAAGCAGTCTATGCAGGCTCCAGCTGTTCAGCGATAAATATGACATATAACATCCCGCCTTATCTTTTCATGTGAATTACATAATAAGGTTATTGTACCACGCGCAAAATTTGCCGCAAGAGACTTTCCATTTTCCACAAAGCCTTGCTGTGGGCCGCGAGGAACCAGGACAATAGGGGCCAAATGCAATAGGACGCAAGAATATTGTCGAATTCAATCGAATGAGGGGCGGATGCAGATAAAACCCAATTTTGAATATAAGAGTCGAGGCCCTTGCTGCTGTCTCTAATATAAGCGATGATTTTAGGAAAAGCACGGTTTCCCTTTCGCTTGCTGCTGGCTGAGCCATTTTCAAGCGAGGGAGCCGGGCGAGGAATGGAGTGAACGACTAACCTATGAAAACATTTAAATCTGCTATGCTTCTCGGCCTTATGCTTTGCCTTATGCTGCCTTACATGGCCTCAGCACAGGGCGGTTCCAGTTCCAATAAAGCAATTATTGCAAAGCCGCTTTCAGTCAGTCTGGCTTTTGACGGGGAGGAGCTGGAGCTGCCAAGCGGGCAGTATGTGTTTGAATTTCAGAGCCGGACTTATGTGCCCGTTCGATTCGTCTCTTTTGCGCTACAGAAGACGGTGAAATGGAATAGCGATACAGCGACGGTAACGGTAGCTAAGCCAACTGCGGAAGAAGCGGCGGCGTTGAAAGAGCAGCTTGCTGGCGTGATTGCTGCTGGAGAGGAAACTGCTGCTGCTGCTGCTGCACCAGTTTCAATTCGGCTTACAGCGGTGCAGGCTTCCTTCATATTTGAAGGGAAGGAGCAGGCTTTGCCCGAGAATCAGTCCGCTTATTATTATAAAGGCTCAATCTATGTGCCGCTCCGTTTTATGGCGGAAGCATCCGGTGCTGCGATTAAATGGGATAGCAGAACAGGCGCTGTAACAGGCGAAACAGCCGCATATCAGCAGGAGCAGGCCGAAGCTGGCGGCAGTGAAGGAAGCGGCTCGGCGGGCAGCGGCGGTACTCAACCGGGTACCACAGAAGGCAGCCAACCAGGCACAGGCGGAAGCGGCCAGCCTGGGACCGGCGGCGGAATAGTCGACAATACGCCGAAGCTGGCGTTTGAGGTCATTACAAGCGAGGCGGAAGCCAAGCTTGAAACGCTCAAAACCGAAGCTACCTCGACGCTGTCGAATTTGTATATGACATTTGTGGCAGCGCGGGATGAAGCGACTAAGGAGCAGGTGAAGCTGCAAGCACAGACGGAGGTTGCCCGAATTAAAAGCGATTTTGAAGCGATATTAGCGGATACGTCAGCGAGGCTGACGGCCAACGGGCACAGCACAGCTGTTATTGCAGAGTACCGCGCCGCATTTGAGAAGGATTTGGCGACTGTGCTTTCCTATGCTGAATCGTTGGCGTAACGCCCTGTATGCAATAAGCAGCTCATTCTA
This genomic window contains:
- a CDS encoding TIM barrel protein; protein product: MSYLSLNSWSLHRLLGPLHWTSWDADTQTHQTTDHEQPLELTLLELPAVAAAKGYQAIEVCHFHFPSTDAAYLQQLKDSFSAACLSFDTLLVDYGDLTSPEAERREADYLLMQQWIDVAAACGAKQVRIIAGEAEPTDHAAIRQSAEALAKLVDYGASRRVKVITENFKLLTSIGDSCMELLEQAGDSLDMITDFGNFSGPAKYEDIGRTALRSVSIHVKAMNNEHGHPDQAELRRCLEQVQASGFDGAYVLVYDGPGDMWEGLERVKAVVQPYIA
- the ytxJ gene encoding bacillithiol system redox-active protein YtxJ, which produces MTQYREIDSAEQWDAALEGSKDRALVVFKHSTTCPVSANAHREFTTYLEANPRQDTDYVLVKVIESRPVSNKIAEDTSVKHESPQIIFIQNQEKVWSATHWAITSEHITAVLD
- a CDS encoding MDR family MFS transporter, coding for MSTPNASQLASEPEFSIKSILAPLLAIIIGMMMVILDSTVVNVAVPNLQEYFNSSLKTIQWTITGYTLALSAVIPLAGWMTDKFGAKRIFLITIALFTLGSILCALAQTPEQLVLFRIIQGVGGGMVSPIGMAMIFKMAPPNKRGAVMGMLGIPMLLAPAIGPILSGWLIGFASWHWIFLINLPIGIAALIVGNKFLPNLERQKAPALDILGMILAPIAFAMLAFGVSEGGTDWGSTRTLTGLIVGGSALILFIIVELLQKQPLLELRVFRSSDFTRSIILSWISQIALFGSMLMIPLYLQNVRGFSALESGLTTLPMAICSMIFMPISGKLFDKLGARPLALTGLSIITIALFSLSQIGTDTPIGLVMIPIGMMGAGMGLSMMPLNTHVLNSAPRRLVSRVTPLTSASQQVVTSFAIAGLTGYFSSQITVHMSETGASSNMLDNMSLAFGDTFFLSAGIAVAGVLLSIILRKPKLRDDHEQEEDAPDPAMMMGH
- a CDS encoding helix-turn-helix domain-containing protein, translated to MSLIRDRIIESAVRHFMEKGYAATSIQDISDDCGIAKGSLYKYFQSKEELFKEVHKSRQQLLDDQLAGILKEEGLSPREVFVRETEVTLEFFVINKFIMQEIKELIKTKKELAPFFIQMRTMMYDLHKNSLIRLLGEQITPHIWDMVTVYGGIIKEFNFLMIFENRPIRIRDITLFVLERMEEMAANILAKQEKPILTDVLMFDRISQGMKCKQISLEEKRSQLLDALLAVIKELAITGSRRTQLVDATEALAEEFARDQPKVVIIQALLGLLQQEHELRSLTLQLEKYVMKLKKDHVAPGPC
- a CDS encoding zinc-binding dehydrogenase; translated protein: MKVISHKNASGLEGLNYEEGADLLPGVGEVKIRLKAAGINHRDLFLMDARTAADAPLILGSDGAGIVEAIGTNVGFAKLGDEVIIHPCLGWEKTAEVPAVPAILGGPTSGTLAQSVIVPAANVFPKPAYLSWEEAGVLPLSALTAYRALFTKGQLQRGEHVLIPGIGGGVATFAMLMALAAGATVSATSRSKAKQQVAIAQGASSALDSHSDWRSSLGPHAVDLILDSIGPATFGQYFEVIKPNGRIVTFGASSGDEITIPIRALFFPQVSVIGTSMGSREEFAAMLAFMEQHQLRPVIDRVYGLSQIKEAFERMKRGEQYGNIGISMAQEPHDPS
- a CDS encoding LysR family transcriptional regulator; this encodes MESGDLRIFRAVAREGSATKAAEALNYVQSNVTTRIQYLESELGLPLFVRSNRGMTLTEAGENLLQYADRILALLDEAARTTKYADQPAGPLRIGSIETTAATHLLPLLTRYQSEFPDVQLSLATGGTHSLVQRVVKGELDGAFVYGPIEERGISSVRAFSEELVLISEAGGDNMGDLLAKPMLFFDVGCTHRARAEHFLHASGLTSYEIREFGTLDLIVKGVSAGLGISLLPKSSIAKAEREGVVSSHRLPEAYRELPVEFIYRSDMLGSSPLLGLLALIGEGEIEWQTHSLK
- a CDS encoding stalk domain-containing protein, giving the protein MKTFKSAMLLGLMLCLMLPYMASAQGGSSSNKAIIAKPLSVSLAFDGEELELPSGQYVFEFQSRTYVPVRFVSFALQKTVKWNSDTATVTVAKPTAEEAAALKEQLAGVIAAGEETAAAAAAPVSIRLTAVQASFIFEGKEQALPENQSAYYYKGSIYVPLRFMAEASGAAIKWDSRTGAVTGETAAYQQEQAEAGGSEGSGSAGSGGTQPGTTEGSQPGTGGSGQPGTGGGIVDNTPKLAFEVITSEAEAKLETLKTEATSTLSNLYMTFVAARDEATKEQVKLQAQTEVARIKSDFEAILADTSARLTANGHSTAVIAEYRAAFEKDLATVLSYAESLA